From Candidatus Rokuibacteriota bacterium, a single genomic window includes:
- a CDS encoding DUF4149 domain-containing protein: MAAITWIGGMLFVALVLVPVTRREDPALRARLFHAVGVRFRTIGWIALGLLVATGLGNLWLNPYLLRLPRLHWKLGLVVLALGLAVVHDFVLGPRAGKPGAAPSVRVRASWVARINVLVVLVIVLLGLSLLR, from the coding sequence GTGGCGGCCATCACCTGGATCGGCGGCATGCTCTTCGTCGCCCTGGTCCTCGTGCCGGTGACGCGGCGCGAGGACCCGGCGCTCCGCGCGCGGCTCTTCCACGCCGTGGGGGTCCGCTTCCGGACGATCGGCTGGATCGCGCTCGGCCTGCTGGTGGCGACGGGGCTCGGCAATCTCTGGCTCAATCCCTATCTCCTGCGCCTGCCTCGCCTGCACTGGAAGCTCGGGCTCGTCGTCCTCGCGCTGGGTCTAGCCGTCGTGCACGACTTCGTGCTGGGGCCACGCGCCGGCAAGCCCGGCGCCGCCCCATCGGTCCGCGTCCGCGCCTCCTGGGTCGCGCGGATCAACGTGCTGGTCGTCCTCGTCATCGTCCTGCTCGGCCTGTCGCTGCTCCGATAG